GTGACGGGGCCCCCGCACTGTGCAAGCGGGTGCCCAAGATCGACCGCCGGATCACCCGGGCCCTGAACCGGCTCGACGCCGGCGTCGCAACGCGCGGCTCGGTGGCACGGCTGCAGAAGCGGGTCGACAACGCGAAGAAGGCGGGCCACACCGAGATCGCGACCTTCCTCCAGAACCGGCTGGACTTCCGCAAGTCGCTGCGGACCAACCTGGAGCAGCGCCGGAAGGACCTGGCGAACGTCAAGACCTGGTGCGAGGCCAACGGCGACGGCAAGGCGACCGGCTGATGCGGCTTCGGCGCTCGGTCGGCACGGCGACGGCGGTCGCCGCGCTGGTGGCGCTCACCGCGGGGTGCGGCCACCACGACGGCGCCTCCCCGAAGGCCTCGCCCGACGCCGTGTCCGCCACGGCCCCGTCCGCCGGGCCTTCGCAACTGGCGCAGATGCAGAAGAAGGTGGACGCGGCCGAGTCCGCGGCCGCCGCGGCCGACCGCGACGCGGCGGACACCGCCGACCGCTGACCCGTGCGGGGAGCGCAACCGAGCGCTCCCCGCACGGCGCCCACGGCGGCTCACCGAGCAGGTCCACCCCGCGACGATCACCGTCTGCTCGGTGCCGTCGCCCGTCTGCGAGCGGGCCGCCCTCCTTCAGCACCTCGTGCGCCGCCGCCCGCGACCGCGTGTACGGGGACGACGAGGCGGCGGGCGAGGAGGCCACCCGAAACGCCGCCTGGCTCAGCGTGATCGCGCCGACGACCGCGCGGCCGGGGATGGAGCCGTCACCCGCTCACCAGGGCGTTCACCACGGCCAGTACGGCGACCACCACGAACGCCGAGAGCCGGTGTGGGTGCCGGCCGCTATCACACCGACGCCACTGGCGACCGCCAGTGAATCCACTGGATCCGCTTCTCGCGGCCGGAGCGCACGGTGGGAGGTCGGCGGACGCCTGAGGGAGTAGCGTATTCATCGGTCGATGAATTACTGCTCTCGGAAAGGGCGGGACGTCATGGAACAGACCACCTGCTGTGTGGTGGGCGGCGGACCCGCCGGCATGGTGCTCGCCCTGCTGCTGGCCCGGGCCGGCGTCGACGTGACGGTGCTGGAGAAGCACGGCGACTTCCTGCGTGACTTCCGTGGCGACACCGTCCATCCCTCCACCCTGGCGCTGCTGGACGACCTCGGTCTGGCCGAGCGCTTCGCCCGGCTGCCGCAGCGCCGGGTGCGCACCGTCCAGCTGCCGGTAGGTCCCGGCCGCTCGACGGTCACGGTCGGGGACCTCTCGGTGCTGCCCGGCCCCTACAACTACATCGCGATGGTGCCGCAGTGGGACCTGCTGGACCTGCTCGCGGACGAGGCCGGTGGCGAGCCGTCCTTCCACTTGCGGATGAAGACGGAAGCGACCTCCTTCCTGGTCGAATCCGGACGTGTGAGGGGGGTGCGCTACCGTACCTCCGACGGCCGCACCGGCGAGCTGCGCGCCCTTCTCACCGTCGCCTGCGACGGCCGTGGGTCACTCGCCCGCTCCCGGCCGGAACTGGGACTGCACGGCTACGCCTGCCCGATGGACGCATGGTGGTTCCGGCTGCCCCGCCGAGACGGTGACCCGCAAGGACTCGTCGGCGCCGCCGGTGACCGCTTCCTGACCGCGATGATCGACCGCGGCGACTACTGGCAGTGCGCCGGACTCATCCCCAAGGGCACGGACGCCCAGCGTCGCGCCGCCGGCCTCGACCGTTTCCTGGCCGAGTTCACGGCCGCCGCCCCCTGGATGGCCGACCGCGTGCACGCCCTGCGCTCGTGGGACGACGTCAAACTCCTCGATGTGCGCCTGGACCGGCTGCGCCGCTGGCACCGCCCCGGTCTGTTGTGCATCGGCGACGCCGCGCACGCGATGTCCCCGGTCTTCGGCATCGGCATCAACCTCGCGGTGCAGGACGCCGTGGCCGCCGCCCGCTACCTCGCCGAGCCGCTGCGCCGAGGCGCCGTCCGTCCGCGCGACGTACGCCGTCTGCAGCGCCGTCGCCGTCCCACCACGGTCGCCACCCAGACGCTCCAGCGGATGGCCCACGCCCGCTTCATCGCTCCCGTGCTGCAGGGCCGGCCACCCCTGGGGAGCGCGGACCGGGCCCGGCTGCTGGCGCGGCTGCTCGCCGAGTCGCGCTGGATCCGCCGGCTCCCGGCGTACTTCGTCGCCTACGGCGCCCTTCGGGAACGGCCGCCCGCCGCGGCGGTCCGCTAGCGGCCGTCGTCGCGGGGAAGGCGGGTTACGGACGGCCCCGCGATTGCCTTGACAAGTGTTGTCATGACAACGACGATGGATCCTGTGAGTAACACGAGTGGACTCCACGACCACCTCGGCTACTGGCTGCGTCGCCTGTCCGACGAGGTGCACAGCCGGTTCGAGACCGAACTCGCCCGGCATGACGTCACCGTCTCCCAGTGGGGGGTGATGGTCAGCGTGTTCCACGGCCACGACACCACCAAGGCCGTGGCCGCGCACATGGACATCGATCCGGGAGCCGTCTCCCGCCTGGTCGACCGCCTCACGGCCAAGCGCCTCATCCGCCGCGAGCCCGACCCCGCCTCCCGGCGCACGGTCCGGCTCGTCCTGACCGACCAGGGGCAGGCCCTCGTACCGGTGCTGGCCGAACTGGCGGACCGCAACGACCACCACTACTTCGGCTCGCTGGACTCCGGTCAGCGCCGGCAGCTG
Above is a genomic segment from Streptomyces fodineus containing:
- a CDS encoding MarR family winged helix-turn-helix transcriptional regulator translates to MSNTSGLHDHLGYWLRRLSDEVHSRFETELARHDVTVSQWGVMVSVFHGHDTTKAVAAHMDIDPGAVSRLVDRLTAKRLIRREPDPASRRTVRLVLTDQGQALVPVLAELADRNDHHYFGSLDSGQRRQLEQWIRRLVGETHTPPPPDNP
- a CDS encoding FAD-dependent oxidoreductase codes for the protein MEQTTCCVVGGGPAGMVLALLLARAGVDVTVLEKHGDFLRDFRGDTVHPSTLALLDDLGLAERFARLPQRRVRTVQLPVGPGRSTVTVGDLSVLPGPYNYIAMVPQWDLLDLLADEAGGEPSFHLRMKTEATSFLVESGRVRGVRYRTSDGRTGELRALLTVACDGRGSLARSRPELGLHGYACPMDAWWFRLPRRDGDPQGLVGAAGDRFLTAMIDRGDYWQCAGLIPKGTDAQRRAAGLDRFLAEFTAAAPWMADRVHALRSWDDVKLLDVRLDRLRRWHRPGLLCIGDAAHAMSPVFGIGINLAVQDAVAAARYLAEPLRRGAVRPRDVRRLQRRRRPTTVATQTLQRMAHARFIAPVLQGRPPLGSADRARLLARLLAESRWIRRLPAYFVAYGALRERPPAAAVR